From the genome of Meleagris gallopavo isolate NT-WF06-2002-E0010 breed Aviagen turkey brand Nicholas breeding stock chromosome 24, Turkey_5.1, whole genome shotgun sequence, one region includes:
- the ENTPD4 gene encoding ectonucleoside triphosphate diphosphohydrolase 4 codes for MGRIGVSCLLPASWHFSISPLGCPRIFNTTLRQIVVIGILAAAVSLLYYSLVVIRNKYGRASRDKRFHRYLARVTDTEATDTNNPNLNYGIVVDCGSSGSRIFVYCWPRHNGNPHDLLDIKQMRDKNRKPVVMKIKPGISEFANTPEKVSDYIFPLLRFAAEHVPRAKHKETPLYILCTAGMRILPESQQKAILEDLVTDIPVHFDFLFSDSHAEVISGKQEGVYAWIGINFVLGRFEHTDDEDEAIVEVHIPGSENKEAIFRKRTVGILDMGGVSTQIAYEVPKTEEVAKNLLAEFNLGCDAHQTEHVYRVYVATFLGFGGNAARQRYENSVFSSTVLKNGLLGRQTGMTSDSPYLDPCLPVDAQDEIHQNGQIMYLRGTGDFNLCRELIQPFMNKTNETQTSLNGVYQPAVHFQNSEFYGFSEFYYSTEDVLRMGGDYNAAKFIKAAKDYCATKWSVLRERFDRA; via the exons ATGGGGAG GATCGGCGTTTCTTGTTTGCTGCCCGCTTCTTGGCACTTCAGCATCTCTCCATTGGGCTGCCCACGTATTTTCAACACTACTTTGCGTCAGATTGTGGTGATTGGaatccttgctgctgctgtctctCTGCTTTACTACTCGCTGGTTGTCATCCGCAATAAGTATGGGCGTGCATCCAGGGACAAGAGATTCCACAG GTATCTTGCTCGGGTAACAGACACAGAAGCTACAGATACAAACAACCCCAATCTGAACTATGGGATCGTTGTGGACTGCGGTAGCAGCGGCTCTCGGATTTTTGTGTATTGTTGGCCAAGACACAACGGTAACCcacacgacctgctggacatcAAACAGATGAGggacaaaaacagaaaaccagtGGTTATGAAAATCAAACCAG GCATTTCAGAGTTTGCTAACACTCCTGAGAAGGTCAGCGATTACATTTTCCCACTTCTACGCTTTGCTGCTGAACATGTGCCCCGTGCAAAGCACAAAGAGACTCCTCTTTATATTCTGTGTACTGCAGGAATGAGGATTCTGCCAGAAAG CCAGCAGAAGGCAATACTTGAAGATTTGGTCACTGATATCCCCGtgcattttgattttctgttttcgGACTCGCATGCAGAAGTTATTTCAGGGAAACAGGAAG GAGTGTATGCATGGATTGGCATCAACTTTGTTCTTGGAAGATTTGAGCATACAGATGATG AGGATGAAGCAATTGTGGAGGTGCACATCCCAGgcagtgaaaacaaagaagcTATTTTCCGTAAGAGGACTGTGGGTATTCTTGACATGGGTGGAGTGTCGACTCAGATAGCATACGAAGTCCCTAAAACT GAGGAAGTTGCCAAAAACTTGCTTGCAGAATTCAACCTGGGCTGTGATGCTCATCAAACTGAGCATGTGTACAGAGTCTACGTTGCAACATTCCTTGGCTTTGGAGGGAATGCAGCACGCCAGAGATATGAAAACAGTGTATTTTCCAGTACAGTGCTCAAAAATGG ACTGCTGGGCAGACAGACTGGCATGACTTCAGATTCGCCGTACCTCGATCCCTGCCTGCCCGTGGATGCTCAGGATGAGATCCATCAGAATGGACAGATAATGTATTTGAGGGGAACAGGAGACTTCAATCTGTGTCGTGAGCTTATCCAGCCCTTCATGAATAAGACCAATGAAACTCAGACCTCCCTTAATGGTGTCTACCAGCCTGCTGTGCACTTTCAGAACAGTGAATTCTATGGTTTCTCCGAGTTCTATTACAGCACGGAGGACGTGTTGCGCATGGGAGGGGATTACAATGCTGCTAAATTTATCAAAGCTGCAAAG gattatTGTGCCACTAAGTGGTCTGTCCTACGGGAACGTTTTGACCGTG CCTAG
- the SLC25A37 gene encoding mitoferrin-1, protein MQSLQPDPKAQYRSVYEALKKMVLTEGFWRPLRGINVTMLGAGPAHAMYFACYEKMKKSLSDTIQHGGNSHLANGLAGSVATLLHDAVMNPAEVVKQRMQMFNSPYKSVWQCVRTVQKTEGFGAFYRSYTTQLTMNIPFQAIHFITYEFMQERVNPHREYHPLSHVCSGAVAGAVAAAATTPLDVCKTLLNTQENKALSSLNITGHLSGMANAFRTVYQLGGIAGYFRGVQARVIYQIPSTAIAWSVYEFFKYFLTKHKLEKGTSL, encoded by the exons ATGCAAAGCCTGCAGCCCGACCCCAAGGCCCAGTACCGGAGTGTGTATGAAGCCCTGAAGAAGATGGTCCTGACTGAAGGCTTCTGGAGGCCTTTACGTGGGATCAATGTCACCATGCTGGGGGCTGGCCCTGCCCACGCCATGTACTTTGCTTGctatgaaaaaatgaaaaaatcactCAGTGATACCATTCAGCATGGAGGAAACAGCCACTTGGCCaatg GTTTAGCTGGGAGCGTGGCCACGTTGCTCCATGATGCAGTGATGAATCCAGCTGAAG TGGTGAAGCAGCGGATGCAGATGTTCAACTCCCCCTACAAATCCGTCTGGCAGTGCGTGAGGACAGTGCAGAAAACCGAAGGCTTTGGTGCCTTCTACCGCAGCTACACCACCCAGCTCACCATGAACATCCCCTTCCAGGCCATCCACTTCATCACCTACGAGTTCATGCAGGAGAGGGTGAACCCCCATAGGGAGTACCACCCGCTGTCCCACGTCTGTTCGGGAGCCGTAGCCGGGGCcgtggctgctgctgccaccaccCCGTTGGACGTCTGCAAGACCTTGCTCAACACCCAAGAAAACAAAGCGTTGAGTTCACTTAACATCACTGGGCACCTCTCGGGCATGGCCAACGCCTTTAGGACTGTCTATCAGCTGGGGGGCATCGCGGGGTATTTCCGAGGGGTGCAGGCACGTGTCATCTACCAGATCCCTTCAACAGCCATCGCGTGGTCGGTGTATGAGTTCTTTAAgtactttctcacaaagcacAAGCTGGAAAAGGGAACATCTCTTTGA